In Planctomycetia bacterium, one DNA window encodes the following:
- a CDS encoding class I SAM-dependent RNA methyltransferase: protein MALSLDEKREIRVTCALRIPSYLRDEIEALGYQLIDEGRAYVELFGTLRDAMRLNLHLRTAQHVLYLLNRFDCDGPDQLYRAVNGLPWETIVAADGYLTVSSSVNHPTINSWAFASLKVKDAIVDRIADKMGRRPDSGPDRSGVVVHLEWHGDQAAVYLNTSGNKLSDRGYRRIPHKAPMAETLAAAVLMAAGYDGSGVLVNPMCGSGTLAIEAALMATGRAPGLLRSDYGLLHVLGMDKEAWQAARREAGKARAASKRRGAGPTKARASDSIIIASDLDPAALAAAKQNAKTAGVDHMIEFAQCDFAETRVPELGECPGMVLLNPEYGERMGDEKALEATYARIGDFFKQKCAGYTGFIFTGNRNLVKHVGLRASRRIEFWNARIDCRLMRYEMYRGTREAYGTSGQLKPGDSKSRPSEPRA from the coding sequence ATGGCCCTGTCGCTTGACGAGAAACGGGAAATTCGCGTCACCTGCGCGCTGCGGATCCCGTCCTATCTGCGCGACGAAATCGAGGCGCTGGGCTATCAACTGATCGACGAAGGCCGCGCTTACGTCGAACTGTTCGGCACGCTGCGCGACGCCATGCGGCTGAACCTGCACCTGCGCACCGCCCAGCATGTGCTCTATCTGCTGAACCGTTTCGATTGCGACGGACCGGACCAGCTCTATCGCGCGGTGAACGGACTGCCGTGGGAGACAATCGTCGCAGCCGACGGCTATCTTACGGTCAGCAGCAGCGTCAATCATCCGACGATCAACAGTTGGGCGTTCGCCAGCCTGAAGGTGAAGGACGCCATCGTCGATCGCATCGCGGACAAGATGGGTCGCCGGCCGGACAGCGGGCCGGATCGTAGCGGCGTGGTGGTGCACCTCGAATGGCACGGCGATCAGGCGGCGGTTTATCTTAACACGTCGGGGAACAAGCTTTCGGACCGGGGTTATCGACGCATTCCGCACAAAGCGCCGATGGCCGAGACGCTGGCGGCGGCGGTGCTGATGGCGGCGGGGTATGACGGCAGCGGCGTGCTGGTGAACCCGATGTGCGGCAGCGGGACGCTGGCGATCGAGGCGGCGCTGATGGCGACGGGCCGCGCGCCGGGATTGCTGCGCAGCGATTACGGGCTGTTGCACGTGCTAGGGATGGACAAGGAGGCGTGGCAGGCCGCGCGGCGCGAGGCAGGCAAAGCGCGCGCGGCAAGCAAAAGGCGTGGAGCGGGACCAACGAAGGCGAGGGCATCCGATTCGATCATTATCGCAAGCGACCTCGACCCGGCGGCGCTGGCGGCGGCGAAGCAGAACGCGAAGACGGCCGGCGTGGATCACATGATCGAATTCGCCCAGTGCGACTTCGCCGAAACGCGCGTGCCGGAGCTGGGGGAATGCCCCGGAATGGTGCTGCTGAACCCCGAATACGGCGAGCGGATGGGAGATGAGAAGGCGCTGGAGGCGACGTACGCGCGGATCGGCGATTTTTTCAAACAGAAATGTGCGGGCTACACGGGCTTCATCTTCACCGGCAACCGCAATCTGGTGAAGCACGTCGGCCTGCGCGCCAGCCGGCGGATCGAATTCTGGAACGCGCGGATCGACTGCCGGTTGATGCGCTATGAAATGTACCGCGGGACGCGCGAGGCGTATGGGACAAGCGGCCAATTGAAACCTGGCGATTCAAAATCTCGCCCATCCGAGCCGCGAGCTTAA
- a CDS encoding VOC family protein: MYPKLYRVIVPVADIEQAAAFYAAVLGIPGLRVSDGRHYFDCDGTILACYDPKADGDEGCPAPLPEHLYFAVDDLDRTYIACQKACEVFDTGDVHGDPAGQIAVRPWGERSFYVADPFGNKLCFVDRRTVFTGL, from the coding sequence ATGTACCCGAAGTTGTACCGCGTGATCGTTCCGGTGGCGGACATCGAACAGGCCGCCGCGTTCTATGCCGCCGTTCTCGGGATTCCCGGTCTGCGCGTTTCCGACGGCCGGCACTATTTTGACTGCGACGGGACGATCCTTGCCTGTTACGACCCCAAGGCCGACGGGGACGAAGGCTGCCCCGCGCCGTTGCCTGAACATCTCTATTTCGCGGTGGATGATCTCGATCGGACGTACATCGCCTGCCAGAAGGCGTGCGAGGTGTTCGATACCGGCGACGTCCACGGCGACCCTGCCGGACAGATCGCTGTGCGGCCCTGGGGCGAACGGTCGTTTTATGTCGCCGATCCCTTCGGGAACAAGCTATGTTTCGTGGACCGGCGAACGGTTTTCACCGGGCTGTGA